A single window of Acidobacteriota bacterium DNA harbors:
- a CDS encoding N-acetyltransferase, whose product MRNHPGHAVEVDEIMAHEADHGLIRQATLSDIPAMLQLVNDYAANEVMLPRTEVELCERVRDFVVAVDKDGHLLGCGALQFYTPRMAELRSLAVAPSSTRSGLGLRICAELMQQAREVGVEVVFAFTYVPKFFEKAGFQLIDRAALPLKAWRDCLRCPKFHACDEIAMAAFLAPGAEAHLAAEPPSEPNVEGPLVMPTMGKPRVM is encoded by the coding sequence TGAAATCATGGCACACGAGGCCGACCACGGATTGATCCGCCAGGCGACGCTGAGCGATATCCCCGCCATGCTGCAATTGGTCAATGACTATGCGGCAAATGAAGTGATGCTGCCGCGCACCGAGGTTGAGTTGTGCGAGCGCGTGCGGGACTTTGTCGTCGCGGTGGATAAGGACGGCCATCTGCTGGGCTGCGGCGCGTTGCAGTTTTATACGCCGCGCATGGCCGAGCTGCGCTCTCTCGCCGTGGCTCCTTCCAGCACACGCAGCGGCCTCGGCCTGCGCATCTGCGCCGAGCTGATGCAACAGGCGCGCGAGGTGGGCGTCGAGGTGGTCTTCGCGTTTACTTACGTGCCAAAGTTTTTCGAGAAGGCCGGGTTCCAATTGATCGACCGCGCCGCTCTGCCGCTGAAGGCCTGGCGCGACTGCCTGCGCTGCCCCAAGTTCCACGCTTGCGACGAAATCGCCATGGCCGCGTTCCTCGCTCCCGGCGCAGAAGCGCACCTGGCCGCCGAGCCGCCCTCCGAGCCCAACGTAGAAGGCCCGCTTGTGATGCCCACCATGGGTAAGCCGCGTGTGATGTAA
- the murD gene encoding UDP-N-acetylmuramoyl-L-alanine--D-glutamate ligase: MKIEQLAGKSVLVLGLGLEGRSALGWLRETLPGNTLAVADQQDWNHLSSQTRALLERDTALVRHLGPDYLESIRQYDVIVKSPGIPVILPQYQEAVRMGKIITSPTAIFFANFPGMIVGITGTKGKSTTASLIAAVLRKQFTDTALIGNIGKPALDVLPSLRDRSDAIVVYELSSHQLEGLRQSPHIAVLLSIVPEHLDYYTNFDEYVAAKENITRFQSVRDFLVYDADHEIPQRIAMQSRARKMACSMHGLATHSRGRCFVYNDWIAYESESREPDLIVPTSDIPLLGSFNRINVAAAVAVGKLLGVPSAAIAAAVRDFHPLDHRLEHVGEFGGVTYYNDSIATVPEAAVAALDALAGSVETVLLGGADRGLDFSGLAVGLARRAVKTVILFPPTGERIWKAVCNHDAVAAARMKHFFVDSMEEAVRLAKLHTAPGKCCLLSPASPSFGLFRDYRERGDRFKQLVQKE, from the coding sequence ATGAAAATAGAACAACTTGCCGGCAAGTCGGTTTTGGTGCTGGGCCTCGGACTGGAGGGCCGCAGCGCCCTTGGGTGGCTGCGCGAAACCTTGCCGGGGAACACGCTGGCCGTAGCCGATCAGCAGGATTGGAATCATCTCAGTTCGCAGACCAGGGCACTGCTGGAACGCGACACCGCGCTGGTTAGGCATCTCGGGCCAGACTATCTCGAATCCATCAGGCAATACGACGTGATCGTCAAATCTCCAGGCATACCCGTGATCCTGCCGCAGTATCAGGAGGCGGTGCGGATGGGTAAGATCATCACCTCGCCCACGGCCATCTTCTTCGCGAATTTTCCCGGCATGATCGTGGGCATCACCGGGACAAAAGGCAAGAGCACCACGGCTTCTCTCATCGCCGCTGTCCTGCGCAAGCAGTTTACAGACACCGCGCTGATCGGCAATATTGGCAAGCCCGCGCTGGACGTGTTGCCTTCGTTGCGCGACCGCAGTGACGCGATTGTGGTATACGAACTGTCGAGCCATCAATTAGAAGGCCTGCGCCAAAGCCCCCACATTGCCGTGCTGTTGAGCATCGTCCCTGAGCATCTCGACTACTACACAAACTTCGATGAATACGTTGCGGCCAAGGAGAACATCACCCGTTTTCAATCCGTGAGGGATTTCCTGGTCTACGACGCAGATCACGAAATTCCCCAGCGCATCGCCATGCAGTCCCGCGCCAGGAAGATGGCCTGCTCAATGCATGGGCTTGCCACGCACAGTCGGGGCCGCTGCTTTGTGTATAACGACTGGATTGCTTACGAGTCGGAGTCGCGTGAGCCGGATTTGATTGTTCCTACCAGCGACATTCCGCTGCTCGGCAGTTTTAACCGGATCAACGTGGCGGCGGCCGTAGCCGTGGGCAAATTGCTGGGCGTGCCATCCGCGGCCATCGCTGCGGCGGTGCGGGACTTTCATCCGCTCGATCATCGGCTGGAGCACGTGGGAGAATTTGGCGGGGTTACTTACTATAACGACTCCATCGCCACCGTCCCGGAGGCGGCTGTCGCGGCCCTGGACGCGCTGGCGGGCTCCGTCGAGACCGTCCTGCTCGGCGGCGCGGATCGCGGGCTGGATTTTTCCGGATTGGCCGTCGGGTTGGCGCGGCGCGCGGTAAAAACCGTGATCCTGTTTCCACCCACAGGCGAGCGCATCTGGAAGGCAGTTTGCAATCACGACGCGGTTGCAGCGGCGCGCATGAAACATTTTTTTGTGGATTCAATGGAGGAGGCCGTGCGGTTGGCGAAGTTGCACACCGCGCCGGGCAAGTGCTGCCTGCTCTCGCCCGCCTCGCCGAGCTTCGGCCTGTTCCGCGACTATCGCGAGCGCGGCGACCGCTTCAAGCAACTGGTCCAGAAAGAATGA